The Deltaproteobacteria bacterium nucleotide sequence GTGCTCCGCCCGGCTCAGCTTCAACCGATCAAAACCGCTGTGCGGAGGTACTAGATCGCTCCGAGCCTTCGAGCGAGCGCCCGAAATATTGCTGCTTCAGACTTGCGCGATAGCGTGGGCGCATGCGCGTTCTGGCGATCGTGGTCGCGGTGTTGGCGTGGGAGGGCGCGGCCTGGGCCCGCCCCGTCGAGGACGGAACGCGCGTGACCCTCTTCGCGGGCGCGCGCTACGTGCCCCACCAGCACTTCATCGATGAAGCGCAGGCCTCGGGCGATCCGGTCTCGTCGTCGCTCGCGATTGGCCCGGAGGCGCTGGTCTCGTTCAGCTATGCGCCGCAGCCGTCGATCGAGATCAGCCTCGAGGTCGGCTACGCGTACGACCACTACACGCTCCAGTCCGGGCCGCTCACCATGCAGAACGTGCCCCTCGTGGCCTCGCTCCGCTGGATGCCCTTCGACGGGCGGTTCTGCCCCTACCTCGGCGCGGGCGGCGGCTACATGCTGGGCATGGTCAGCGGCGGAACGGCCGACCAGAAGGACGCCCACGCGCAGGAGTTCCACGCGATGCTCGGGTTCATCTTCCCCCTCACGCCGACCATTTGGCTCACGGCGGAGGACCGCTTCCAGCTCGCCAGCGCCGACATCCTCCCCATCGGCCAGGTGCAGACGGGCGGCAACGCGCTCCTGGTCGGCCTCTCGTTCACCCTCGAGCCGGCCAAGGACATCGCGCCGCACTGACGGCCGCCTGGCCGGCTGGCGGTGTTTCAAGCGGTGCACGCCGGCCGGTTTCCGGCTAGAACGTCGCGCGAAATTCGGCACCGGGTCGCGCGTTGCACGCGGCGATCTTGAGCGAGGTGCCGATGCGTAGTCGATTCCAGAGCCGCGATTCCGCCGCCGACGGCGTGGTGCGCGGTCCGCAAAGCGCCGGGAAGGTGCCCACCGTGGAGATGGACATGGAGAAGGAGCTTTCCGAGATCCGCAAGGAGGTGGTCGAGAGCCGCAACCTGGTCATCAAGACCGACAACCTCCTCAAGAACCTGCACGCCGAGCTCAAGGTGGTGAGCAAGCGCCAGGAGGAGATCTTCAAGAAGGGCTGGGTGGGCTCGGCCATCGCGTACGTGGGCTTCATTGGCCTGGCGCTCGGCGGCTCGATCCTCATCGCGAACGCACGCCTGGCGAGCAGCCACGACGAGGTGGGCACGCTCACCAAGCAGGTCGACGAGCTCAAGGCCCAGCTCGGCACCGTGAACGCCGAGCTCGCGGCGCGCAAGACGTCCAGCGACAGCGCGGGCAAGGTCTACAACGCCATCGCCGATGGGCAGAGTGAGCAGGCGCGCCTCAAGGCCGTCGACGCCCTCGCCGCGCTGGATCGCACCAAGCTCAGCGGCCTCGAGAGCCGCGCGCTGGATGATCGCGCCCGCCTGCTCAAGGCGGAGCTCGCCAACACCGCGCTCGAGGAGGGCCGCGCCGCCTTCCGCCGCAACGACTCCAAGGGCACCGCGCTCTCGCTCAAGCGCTTCCTCACGCTGGCGCCGGAGTCGCCCGAGGCCACGCAGGCCAGCTTCATGCTCGGCAACGCGCTGCACGAGGAGCACGACTGGGCGGGCTCGATTGCGCCGCTGGAGCGCTTCGTCACCAACGCCAAGGGCCAGAAGGACGCCGACTACGCGCTGCTCATGCTCGCGCAGGCGTACGAGAACACCGGCGACCACGCCAAGGCCATGGCCACCGCGGATCGCGGCACGCGCGAGTACCCCGGGAGCCGCTTCATCGCGGACCTGCAGCACCTCTACTCGCGCGCCAAGAAGGCCACCGCCGACGCCGCCGTCCCGCCGCCGGGTGCGCCGGCGCCGGCCCCTGCGCCCGCGCCGAACCACAATTGACAGCCGCCGCGCGCGGGCCTAGTCACCCCGCGTGGCGAATCCTC carries:
- a CDS encoding tetratricopeptide repeat protein, which gives rise to MRSRFQSRDSAADGVVRGPQSAGKVPTVEMDMEKELSEIRKEVVESRNLVIKTDNLLKNLHAELKVVSKRQEEIFKKGWVGSAIAYVGFIGLALGGSILIANARLASSHDEVGTLTKQVDELKAQLGTVNAELAARKTSSDSAGKVYNAIADGQSEQARLKAVDALAALDRTKLSGLESRALDDRARLLKAELANTALEEGRAAFRRNDSKGTALSLKRFLTLAPESPEATQASFMLGNALHEEHDWAGSIAPLERFVTNAKGQKDADYALLMLAQAYENTGDHAKAMATADRGTREYPGSRFIADLQHLYSRAKKATADAAVPPPGAPAPAPAPAPNHN